CTCGACGGTAGCGGTAACCCTGAGCGGCCCGCCGCTCTGCGGGGCTTGTCCGGCCCGATCATCGGGTATGCCGGAAACCTGTCGGACCGCATCGACGTTGACCTCCTCCGAACGTTGGCCCGCACCCGACGAGACTGGACCTTCGTACTCCTTGGTTCGACCCACCGGGATCGAGCGGCCCTCGATCTGGACCGCGAACCGAACGTCTCCTTCCTCGGAACCAAGCGATACCAGGAAGCGCAGGACATCATTCGTCACTTCGATGTGGGTCTCATCCCTCACCTCGACAACGAGATGACCCGGTCGATGAACCCGCTCAAGGCCTTTGTGTACTGCTCTCTGGGGGTGCCGATCGTATCGACCCCGGTGGCTAACCTGGCGGAGATGCAGACCTTTCTCACCGTTGCCGAAGGCCCCGCGGAGTTTCTGCAGGCAATTGAAAAGGCTCTCCTGATTCCTCGCTGCCTCCCAGATCGGCAGGCTCTCCGCCCGCACTCATGGGATGTGCGGATCGAGCGAGCCCTGCAACTGGTGGACGACGTGGCCAGCGCGCGTCCGGAGCTGACCGGTGGTTGATCCGGCGGAGTATCCGGCCTTGAAGCGGTCCTTCTTCGAGCAGTGGGATCGGGAGACCACGCAGGTGAATGTGGTGTTTGCGCAGGGCAAGACGGGAACCAGCAGCATCGCCGCGGGGCTGAAGCGGGCGGGGTTTCGTCCGGTGTTCCAGGTACACACGCTGGATCCAACGAAGTTGAGCAAGACGGAGGCTGAGTATAGCGGCCGACGGGACGACTCTTATCCCCGCCATGTTTGGGAGGCCCAGTGGTTGGGCGCTCATGGCCCCACTGAGCAGCACCCGTGGCGGTTGGTTGCTTCGGTGCGCGACCCGATTGCCCGGGTGGTGTCCAGGTTTTTCCAACAGAAGAACGCTTTTCAGGAGTTGTATGACGACCTCAACGCGGCGGCGTTGGTGGTTGACCTGTCGGAGCAGTTCCATCAACAGAAATCAGCTCTTGGTATCGGATATGACTGGTGCGAAGCCGAGTTGGGGCCGATTTTGGGGCAGAGCGTCTACGACGTTCCGTTCGATCCGTCAGTGGGTTGCGGCACGATTGCGTCCGATCACATTCACTCTTTGCTGCTCCGGCGGGAGAGTCTGGACAAGGCTCCCGAGGCGCTGCGGGCACACTTTGGTCGGCCAGTAGAGCTCACGCTCGAAAACGTGGCTACCACCAAGGGATACGGCGGTCTGTATCGCTCGGTTTTGGATCGGTTTCGGCCCTCTCCGGATTATGTGGCCCAGGTGTATGAGACACGCCAGTCCCGGCATTTTTATTCCCCCGCCGAACTCGATGGGTTCCGACAATGGTGGACCAGGCCGGTCGGGCCGGCGTGACCACAGCAGGGTCGTCTCACAACTCAGACGGCGAAGTCGGGTACCCTGCCCGGCGTGGGAAATGAACACCGACTGGTCGTGACAGCCGACCCGGCTTCTCCCGGTTCGATCCATCGGGCCGTCGCAGCCATCGTGGGTAGCGGGACGGTCTTCCTTGGTCCGGGCGAGCACGTAGTGGACTCAACCATCGAACTCCCCAGTGGGGTGTCGTTGGTGGGCGCCGGTGCTGCATCGACCACCATCACGCTGGCTCCCGGTTCAAGTTGTCATGTATTCACCAACGACGACCATGCCAAGGGCAACGAGGCTATTGAACTGCGTGGCTTCACCCTTGAGGGCAACATGCGCACGCAGCCGCGCCCAGTGGATCTGAAAGGAATCACTTTCGCCTGTGGCGGCTATTTCAAACGGGTGAAACATCTGGTGGTGCAGGACGTCGTGGCGCGTGGGATCCGCCAGACGGCTTTTCACTTCAACCACTGCAAGCACGTGATGATCGAGCGCCTAGAGGCAAACGAACTCGGGTGGAGCGGTGTGTCCACCTCCGGTACCGACGACATCGTGCTCCGGAGCGTGGTGGTGACGAACTCCGGTCTCGATGTACGTCACTCGGGGATTCATCTCGATGGCGGCACCGGCGCCTATGTGGATGCCGTTATCGACACCTGCACCGGTAATGGGATCATGCTCGACTCAAAGTTTTCTCCCTTGAGTGATGTGGTGGTTCGAGGCGTGGCTCGGCGCTCGATGCGCGGTCTTTCGCTCAGCGGTGATCACGAGAAGGCATTGACCAACGTATGCGTGTCGGGGGATTACTCCGATAACCGGGAGGTCGGCGTACTGGTATCGAACGCCTCGAACGTGTTCCTGGTTGGTACCACCATTGCGTCGAACGGCATTGCGGGGATCGTGATCCAAGGAAAAAGCGGGTCTCCCCACTGTGTGGTGGCGAGCAGCCACATCACGGGAAGCCCCGATCTTGTCGTGGAGCGCGACGGCAATCACGTTGCCTATGTGACCGAAACGGTCGAGATTCCAACGCTGGCCTCGGTGGAGCCGCTTGCCACCGGCGCGACTACTACTTCGGGTGTGAGCGCCGCGAAGTCCGGCGTCTCAGCGCCCTCTCCGATTCGCCAAATTCGCTCCCGGCTGGGTCGTGCGAAAGCCCGGGCGTTGGGGTCGAAACCGGCAGTGGCCCCCACCGGGAAGCCGGCAGCCTCCCCAGCGACGGCGGCGAAGCCTGGTGTTCCCGACGACGACTCCTTCGATGGCATCTGCAATGTGTGTGGGACGCATCAGGCCTTTATCCGTCGCAATGCATCGTTGCGGGAGGGCTACCGGTGCGTGCCGTGTAAGGCATCTTTGCGTTACCGCGGCCAGGCCGACGCCATCTTGCGCAGTTATGCCCATCACGGTGCCACCACGATCACCGAACTCGTCCAGGAGCCTGAGTTCGCGGCGCTGTCATTCTGGGAGCCGGGGGTGCTCGGGCCATTCCGGCAGCACTTCACCACGATGCCGCGTTATGTGATGTCGGACTACTGGCCCGATGTGGCCCCTGGTGATACGCGCGATGGCGTGCGCTGCGAGGACCTGATGGCGCTGACCTTTGCCGACAACTCCTACGACCTAGTGGTCACCTCCGACATCTTTGAGCACGTTCGCCATCCCTTCGATGGCTTTGCCGAGGTACACCGCGTGCTCCGGCCGGGGGGCCGACACATCTTCAGCATCCCCGTGCAAGAGCCCTGGCGGGCGGTCACCGTGGCGCGAGTGGATACCAGCGGTGCCGATGATGTGAATATCCTGGAACCCCGCTATCACCTCGGACCGGGCAACAGCCAACACATCGTCTACAACGACTTCGGGCGGGATCTTGTCGACGGACTGGCAACGGCGGGATTCGATACGACGGTTATTCGGTTTGAGTCCTCGAGTGCAGAGGCATCGCGTTTGCTGACGTTCTGCTGCACGAAGCGCTGATGAGCGACCCTGACCGCTTCTTTTTTGTGCATCTACAGAAGACGGGTGGCACAGCCCTTTTCCAACGGTTGCGTGAAAGCTTCGGGGTCGAGGTCGTCTATCCGACGCTGGCGGACCAGGGCAACGTCGCCGCCGTGATCGATGTTGAGCACCTGGTAGATCAGTTTCGTCTTCACGGAAACGATTTCCGGGTGATTACCGGCCACTTCCCGTTGTGTGCCGCCGAGGTGCTGGGGGTGCCATTCACCACCTTTACGGTGCTGCGAGATCCCGTAGAGCGAACGCTGTCGTTGCTTCGGCGCCGCCAGGCCTCTGATGAGCGCTTTCGAGGCCGCGACCTACTCGACATCTATGCCGACGCTGATCTCCGGGTCATCATCGACAACCACATGGTGAAGATGCTCTCTCTCACCGCGGCCGAGATGGGTCGAATACCCCTGACCCAGCCTGTCACGTTCGATGATGAGCGACTTGAAGCGGCGAAGCGCAGTCTTGAGCGCATCGATGTGGTGGGTCTACAGGAGCAGTTCGATACCTTTTGTGGAAACCTGGAATCGAGTTTTGGCTGGAATCTCGGTCCGCCACGTTTTGCCAACCGCACCTCATCAGCGCCGGTGCCTGACGAGTTACGGGAGCGGATCACGACTGACAACCGCGCCGACATCGCTCTCTATCGGTTTGCCGTCGGGCTGGTCAACGAGCGGGACCCGGGGCCCGGTGCCGTCGATGAGTGAGCCCAAGATCGTGATCACCGGCACCGGCCGGGCCGGGACCACCCTGCTCGTACAGCTGCTGGACGATCTCGGGCTGGACACGGGTTTAGCGGAGGGAAAGCTCTCTGCCTACCGGCCAAGGGCCCGGGCGGGTCTGGAGAGCCGCGTCGACGATCCCGAGGCCCCCACGGTGGTAAAGGACATGACCCTGGGTTTCCGGATCCGTGCACTTCTGGAGGGGGGAGCGGTGGAGTTCGGCCACGTGATTATTCCCGACCGCCGGATGGATGTGGCCGTCGCCAGTCGCATTCGTGCGGCTAGTTATGGACGGCGCCCATTTCGGCAAGGTGGATTGACGGGAACGCTGCGCGCGACTGAACAGGAACGCCTCCTTATCTCAGCGAGAGCGGAGATTCTCGCCGTACTGGCCGAGTTCGATGTGCCCTATACAATCCTTGAGTTTCCTCGATTCGCCTTTGACGCGGCCTATTTTCACGACGCGCTGGGGTCGATTCTCCCCGGTGTCAGTCTGTCCGATGTGCAGTTGTCGCTCGACCGGTGTGTGCGGCCGGAAATGATCCACGAGAGCGTGCTGGGGAGGCGTGAAAGGTGGCGCACTCGTGCCACCACCGCATGGATGGTGGTCTATTGGTTTCCCGCCGCCCGGGTGCGGGGGTGGATCAACCCGAAGCGCGAGCAGAGGAAAATGCTCGCTTCTGTTGGCGCAGCCAAGCGCCAAGAGGCGCTGCTGATCCAGGCGGAGCGACGGGCTGGTCGATTTCCGGGGCCGGCCCATGACCCGCGAGACACTCACGGATCAACCCCCCCGACGTGACTTCACCAGTGCTTTGGCATACGCATAGAATTCAACATCGATGGCGTTGTCGGCGGCGATTCGACGACGCAGGTCTGGATCGACGGGTTCGATGTCGGACTCGGGCGTGGCGTTCTTCCTGGCACCCCGAACGATTTGCCATCCGAATCGTTCCTGGGTTTCCCGCAGGAACTCCTGGAAGTTCTCCATTACCCCTACGACGTCGATTTGAGCCAGGTTTGTCTTGGCCAGTTCCAATCGGGACTGGGTTACCTCGATCACGTCCATATAGGTCTGTGGGTTATCGGCGGTGGTCATCGAGAAGATCTTCGTCTGATGGTTTTGGATGAGCGGACCAAACACGAGCGGCTCGTCATAGACCGCCTCCAGGGTGCGCGCCGCCCTCGGCCGCAACCCGCTGGCGTTCTCCCAGGGCTGGTTACGTTTGAACTGGCGGAGGAGGGAAATCGTTCGCTCAACCGGATCGCGAAGGATCGTGACGGTAAGGAAATCGCGTCCAAGTATTTCGTGCACCACATATGGGAAGTGGCCAGCAAGCACCCGGATGTGGGCCCATCGCTCGTCTGAGATGGTGAGCAGGTACCGCACGGAGAGGTGGTGCTGGATATCTAACTGGCCATCTTCGTGGCGAATGTCAAGATCCCGGTACGGGTAGATCTCCTCGAGCGCAAACGTCTCGCGGAGGTTGCGCATCAAGGTAGTGCCACCCGTTTTCATCAGATGAATAAACAGCACTGGTGATGTATCGGCGGTCATGTAGACGCCTGGCGCCGGATCTCGCCTCGGATGATGAGGGCGAACTGTCGTGGCATCGACAGGTGGACAATCTGTCCGGTATTTCCGCTTACCCCCACCGCGGTTTCAGTGGTCACCTCTATCAGTTCTCGATCCGAGTCCAGAACACTTTGATTGAGATTGGCAATCGCCTCGAGCAGGTCGTTGGTCGTGAGGTTGCGGTCACCGGCGAGATCCAGGAGTCGGATCGGCTGATTTTTGATAGCGGCTTCGGCGATCGCGCCGAGCCAAAATCGAAGCTCGGGATCGGCCTTGACTAGGAGAGAAACCAACGAGCGGAAATCGCCGATGGGTCGAAAGCGCTCTTCGGCGGTCTCCGCTCGAAAGAGCACCCACTTCATGACCGCAAGGACGTGTTCGGCAGGAACCGGTACTAGAATGAACTCCATGGTGTGTTCCTGTTTTCAGGTAGAAGGATCAGTCGACGAGGACTAGGATCTCGTGCTCAGTCATGGTCTGGCGCAGTGCTGAAGTTGATTTCCTCGCTAGGGTACGCATTTCCTGAGTAAGAGGGGGTCGCTGGGATGTTTCCGCTCTGGGAGGTGGCGATAGCGCCAGTCCTTGCTGCCGGTCAATCACGGAGGGTGGTAGAGATCGGCGCCGAGCGCGGCGAGACCACCGCGCTCATCCTGGATTTGCTGGGTCCCGACGCCGAACTCCACATCATCGATCCGGCGCCAGCCTTCGATCCCTCTGAGCACGAAAAGGCCTTCGCCGGGCGCTACCACTTCCATCGCCAGATAAGTCACGACGTACTGCCGGGGCTTCCGCCGATGGATGCGGCCCTCGTGGACGGAGACCACAACTGGTTCACCGTGTACCACGAGCTCAAGATGCTCTCGGAGGTCTCTCGGTCCGCTGGTCAGCCGCTACCGCTGATCTTCGTTCATGATGTGGGGTGGCCGTATGGCCGACGCGACTTGTACTACAACCCCGAACAGGTGCCAGAGGAGTTCCGTCAACCCTGGGCTCGGGGGGGGATGCGGCCAGGAATAGCGACATTGCGAAAGCAGGGTGGCGTGAACCCAACGATGTGCAACGCCAAGGTGGAGGGCGGACCCCGCAATGGGGTGATGACGGCGGTCGATGACTTTATTGCCGAGCACGATCGTCCGGTACGGCTGGTGGTGATTCCGATCTACTTCGGTTTGGCGATCCTGGTAGACGACGATCGCTTGGCCGAGCATCCTGAGATCGCCCGGGAACTCGACCGACTGGAGGGGGAAGAAGGTTTACGACCACTTCTGGAGATTGCCGAGTCGACCCGTCTGCGTGCACTTGGCCGCACGCACACCACCCAGATACGAGCCCAGGACAAGCTCACTCGCTCGGCCAACCGTTATCTCGAACTCATGAAGGGGGCGCTTCTCGATGAGCATTATCTCGAGAATGAGATTCGCCTGAAGTATTTGGCTCGGTGTTTGCGCACCGGGGCAAAGGTCGAAGCAGATCGCCTACGCGATCCGGTCCGGGCGCAGCCCGGTGTGTACCAGCGCATCCTGCGCCGGCGGCGCGCCGGTTCGGCAATTTCTGGCGAGGGTGCCAATGGGTTTTTGCCGTATGCGCCCATGGGGCGTGTGCGGTTGGACCATCTTGAAGATTGTCTCGATGCGGTGCGGGCCGAGGCGGTTCCCGGCGATTTGGTGGAGTGCGGCACGGGCCGGGGGGGCGGCGCTATTTTCCTACGGGCCTATTTGGAGGCTCACGAACTTGCCGCCCGCAAGGTGTGGGTAGCCGATGAGTTCCGAGCGTCTCCGTCGCCGCTGCGCGCCGCAGGCACTGTCGATGAGGACCTAACGGAATTCCAGGGCGACCTCAACCTCGTACGAGATGGCTTCGAGCGTTTCGACTTGCTCGACGATCGGGTGTGCTTCCTGCAGGGACCGCTCAGGGCCGCCGCGTCGTTTGTCGATATCGGTGATATTGCATTGTTGCGCCTGGGAAGTGGTATTGGCGAGAACGCTGGTGCCGTTTTGGAGGCGCTCTACCCTCGCCTGTCGCTGGGAGCCCGCGTGGTCGTTGACGACTACACGGACCCGGCCTGTGCTCGTGCCGTCACGGCCTACCGGGTGGACCGGGAAATCGACGCTCCCCTCGAGGTCGTCGACTGGGTGGCCGTCTCGTGGCGTAAAACCGAACGCGTCGATGACGACCAGGCCACCTCGGCGGCGGCCAAGATGGCATCGCTGGGTCTGCCCCTCGCTCTGCCCGCGCCGGAGGGGGCGATCGATCTCACGGTGGTGGTGGTCTTCTACAACATGAAGCGGGAGGCCGCCCGCACCCTTCGTTCCCTCTCGCGCGCTTATCAAGAGGATCTGGAGGAGGTTCGGTACGAGGTCATCGTGGTTGAAAATGGATCATTCCCCGACCAGCGGTTGGGGAATGATTTCGTTGCTGATTTTGGCCCCGAGTTTCGTTATATCGACCTCGGAGACGAGGCACGGCCCTCTCCGTCATATGCCCTCAACGTTGGCATTCGAGCCGGCCTCGGTGAGGCCTTTGCGCTCATGATCGACGGAGCCCACGTGCTCACCCCCAGCGTGCTGCGATTTGGCTTGGATGGCCTGCGAATCTACGAGCCCGCCATCGTGGCTACGCAGCAGTGGTATGTGGGTCCGGGGCAACAGGGCGAAGCAATGCGGCGCGGCTACGACCAGGCAGCAGAAGACCGGCTCTTCAAACGGATCGGTTGGCCGGAAGCGGGGTATCGCCTGTTTGAGATCGGCCACTTCGTCGGTGGCCGTGACTGGCTGGATGGCATGTGGGAAAGCAA
Above is a genomic segment from Acidimicrobiia bacterium containing:
- a CDS encoding methyltransferase domain-containing protein, with the protein product MGNEHRLVVTADPASPGSIHRAVAAIVGSGTVFLGPGEHVVDSTIELPSGVSLVGAGAASTTITLAPGSSCHVFTNDDHAKGNEAIELRGFTLEGNMRTQPRPVDLKGITFACGGYFKRVKHLVVQDVVARGIRQTAFHFNHCKHVMIERLEANELGWSGVSTSGTDDIVLRSVVVTNSGLDVRHSGIHLDGGTGAYVDAVIDTCTGNGIMLDSKFSPLSDVVVRGVARRSMRGLSLSGDHEKALTNVCVSGDYSDNREVGVLVSNASNVFLVGTTIASNGIAGIVIQGKSGSPHCVVASSHITGSPDLVVERDGNHVAYVTETVEIPTLASVEPLATGATTTSGVSAAKSGVSAPSPIRQIRSRLGRAKARALGSKPAVAPTGKPAASPATAAKPGVPDDDSFDGICNVCGTHQAFIRRNASLREGYRCVPCKASLRYRGQADAILRSYAHHGATTITELVQEPEFAALSFWEPGVLGPFRQHFTTMPRYVMSDYWPDVAPGDTRDGVRCEDLMALTFADNSYDLVVTSDIFEHVRHPFDGFAEVHRVLRPGGRHIFSIPVQEPWRAVTVARVDTSGADDVNILEPRYHLGPGNSQHIVYNDFGRDLVDGLATAGFDTTVIRFESSSAEASRLLTFCCTKR